One genomic segment of Trichococcus shcherbakoviae includes these proteins:
- a CDS encoding nucleoside-diphosphate sugar epimerase/dehydratase, which produces MSLNLSRKQKAMVLILLDSFFIFVSALLAYWLIQAYIGPPQTFFFVMVSVCIGSYILLGLRSHLFARIVRYTSIYEVGKSTILMTVSYAISALISLFFIKGVSFRYIFLMYMFSLVFLPGSRVFWRFYHEWNDGKLKKNNVPIDKKVRTLVVGAGAGGSIFVDSILRQPSEIEIVGIVDGDRNKANSRLFDIPVVGTKEDIPALVKEFAVDQVTIAIPSLKPQELESILEYCNRANVKVNQMPRIEDVLKGKLTVSRLRNIDVVDLLGREEVQLDRTKIAEQLENEVVLVSGAGGSIGSEICRQIAKFGPKKLILLGHGENSIYLIDKELRNLYGCTIEIIPVIADIQDRERIFQVMETYTPDHVFHAAAHKHVPLMEYNPMEAIKNNVYGSKNMAEAAKAAGVKSFVMISTDKAVRPTNVMGSTKRIAEILVTSLNEPGKTKFAAVRFGNVLGSRGSVIPVFKEQIEKGGPVTVTDMRMIRYFMTIPEASRLVLQAGVLAKGGEIFILDMGEPVKISDLARKMIKLSGYTEAEIPIVESGIRPGEKLYEELLVDGQLSDNQVFEKIFVGNATTYDRQEVWKFVESLDGLANDKLRDEVIAFANENV; this is translated from the coding sequence ATGTCGCTTAATTTATCACGCAAACAAAAGGCAATGGTTTTAATTTTACTGGATTCATTTTTTATTTTCGTATCCGCGTTATTGGCCTACTGGTTGATCCAGGCGTATATTGGGCCGCCGCAAACGTTCTTTTTCGTCATGGTGAGTGTCTGCATCGGCAGTTACATTCTGCTCGGGCTGCGCAGTCACTTATTTGCGAGGATCGTCCGCTACACAAGCATCTATGAAGTCGGGAAGTCGACGATTTTGATGACGGTATCCTATGCGATTTCGGCACTCATTTCGTTATTTTTCATCAAAGGTGTCAGCTTCCGCTACATTTTCCTGATGTACATGTTCAGTTTGGTGTTCCTGCCCGGATCGCGTGTGTTCTGGCGTTTCTATCATGAATGGAATGATGGCAAGCTTAAAAAGAACAATGTGCCGATCGACAAGAAGGTCCGCACGTTGGTTGTCGGGGCCGGTGCTGGCGGCAGTATCTTCGTCGACAGCATCCTGCGTCAGCCGAGTGAGATCGAAATCGTCGGCATTGTCGACGGTGACAGGAACAAGGCGAATTCGCGCTTGTTCGACATCCCGGTCGTCGGTACGAAAGAAGACATTCCTGCATTGGTGAAGGAGTTTGCCGTCGACCAGGTGACGATCGCCATCCCATCCCTGAAGCCGCAAGAGTTGGAAAGCATCTTGGAATATTGTAACCGGGCAAATGTGAAAGTGAATCAGATGCCGCGGATCGAGGATGTCCTGAAGGGCAAACTGACCGTCAGCCGCCTCCGCAACATTGATGTGGTCGATTTGCTGGGACGCGAAGAAGTGCAATTGGACCGCACGAAAATTGCCGAGCAGTTGGAAAATGAAGTGGTCTTGGTGAGTGGTGCAGGTGGTTCGATCGGATCGGAAATCTGCCGCCAAATCGCAAAATTCGGACCGAAAAAATTGATCTTGCTGGGCCATGGTGAAAATTCGATCTACCTGATCGATAAAGAATTGCGCAACCTGTACGGATGCACGATCGAGATCATTCCGGTCATTGCGGATATCCAGGATCGTGAACGTATTTTCCAAGTAATGGAAACCTATACACCCGATCATGTATTCCACGCAGCGGCCCACAAACATGTACCGTTGATGGAATACAATCCGATGGAAGCAATAAAAAATAACGTCTACGGATCAAAAAACATGGCTGAAGCCGCCAAAGCGGCCGGAGTGAAGAGTTTCGTGATGATCTCCACCGACAAAGCGGTCCGCCCGACAAACGTGATGGGTTCGACGAAGCGTATCGCAGAGATCCTGGTGACTTCCTTGAATGAACCGGGTAAAACCAAATTCGCTGCAGTCCGATTCGGAAATGTATTGGGCAGCCGCGGCAGCGTCATCCCTGTCTTCAAAGAGCAGATCGAAAAAGGCGGTCCGGTCACTGTCACCGACATGCGCATGATCCGCTACTTCATGACGATTCCGGAAGCAAGCCGTCTGGTTCTGCAGGCCGGCGTGCTGGCCAAAGGGGGAGAAATCTTCATCCTGGATATGGGCGAACCTGTCAAAATCTCCGATTTGGCCCGCAAAATGATCAAGTTATCCGGGTATACGGAAGCGGAAATTCCAATCGTGGAATCCGGCATCCGCCCTGGCGAGAAATTGTACGAAGAATTGCTGGTTGATGGACAATTATCCGACAATCAAGTCTTCGAAAAAATATTCGTCGGCAATGCCACAACCTATGACCGACAAGAGGTCTGGAAATTTGTCGAATCACTTGATGGTTTGGCAAATGACAAGCTTCGTGACGAAGTGATTGCCTTCGCAAATGAAAATGTTTAA